From Mytilus edulis chromosome 8, xbMytEdul2.2, whole genome shotgun sequence, one genomic window encodes:
- the LOC139485855 gene encoding 2-aminoethylphosphonate dioxygenase-like isoform X3, translating to MGSLMKRTLLRLVTGSRSRYQSTATVMKEMNEEYQRQVLTQEEVMSFNNDGYLVLRNFLTEEEKQNVKKWGDEIQAWPETANKWFSYFETVNGEKTLCRTENFIPYHEGMRNLIENKITSCISDCFDEPSCLFKEKVNYKLPNGGAFPPHQDAPAYVTFDQKLHITAMVAIDEMTVENGCLELVSGRHKEGVLRQEESGNIHPDVVETMDWKSAPCEAGSIMIFNAFVPHRSAKNMTNKSRRVFYLTFNAVSDGGYLRNAYYGHKRKMFPPEAERISGVDYSEGAKIYNLATPITNKKD from the coding sequence aAATGAATGAAGAGTATCAACGCCAAGTGTTAACACAAGAGGAAGTTATGTCGTTTAACAATGATGGATACTTAGTGCTGAGAAATTTCTTGACCGAAGAAGAAAAGCAAAACGTCAAAAAGTGGGGAGACGAAATTCAAGCATGGCCAGAAACTGCAAACAAGTGgttttcttattttgaaactGTAAATGGAGAGAAAACATTGTGTCGCACAGAAAATTTTATTCCATACCATGAAGGTATGAGAAAccttattgaaaataaaatcacatcCTGTATATCGGATTGTTTTGATGAACCTTCATGCTTGTTTAAAGAAAAAGTAAATTACAAATTACCGAACGGTGGAGCGTTTCCGCCACACCAAGACGCGCCTGCGTATGTCACATTTGACCAAAAGCTACATATTACCGCTATGGTTGCCATTGATGAAATGACGGTAGAAAATGGTTGTCTCGAACTAGTTTCCGGTCGTCATAAAGAAGGTGTACTTCGTCAGGAGGAAAGTGGTAATATCCATCCTGACGTCGTTGAGACAATGGACTGGAAGTCGGCTCCTTGCGAAGCAGGCTCTATAATGATATTTAACGCTTTTGTACCACATAGGTCTGCAAAAAATATGACGAATAAATCTCGCCGGgtattttatttaacttttaatgcCGTCAGCGATGGAGGCTACCTTAGAAATGCGTATTATGGTCACAAAAGGAAAATGTTCCCACCGGAAGCCGAAAGAATAAGTGGTGTTGACTATAGTGAAGGTGCTAAAATTTATAATCTTGCAACGCCAATAACAAACAAGAAAGATTAA
- the LOC139485855 gene encoding 2-aminoethylphosphonate dioxygenase-like isoform X2, with protein MIMNVLNNSLLMFLKSVRNHEIYSYGLSIYTKTDQRHKCDYSMGSLMKRTLLRLVTGSRSRYQSTATVMKEMNEEYQRQVLTQEEVTSFNNDGYLVLRNFLTEEEKQNVKKWGDEIQALPETANKWFSYFETVNGEKTLCRTENFIPYHEGMRNLIENKITSCISDCFDEPSCLFKEKVNYKLPNDGAFPPHQDAPAYVTFDQKLHITAMVAIDEMTVENGCLELVSGRHKEGVLRQEESGNIHPDVVETMDWKSAPCEAGSIMIFNAFVPHRSAKNMTNKSRRVFYLTFNAVSDGGYLRNAYYGHKRKMFPPEAERISGVDYSEGAKIYNLATPITNKKD; from the exons GACCAAAGACACAAGTGTGATTACAGTATGGGCTCCCTAATGAAACGGACCCTTCTCCGTCTGGTGACTGGTTCCCGATCAAGGTATCAATCAACCGCTACTGTTATGAAAG aAATGAATGAAGAGTATCAACGCCAAGTGTTAACACAAGAGGAAGTGACGTCATTTAACAATGATGGATACTTAGTGCTGAGAAATTTCTTAACCGAAGAAGAAAAGCAAAACGTCAAAAAGTGGGGAGACGAAATTCAAGCATTGCCAGAAACTGCAAACAAGTGgttttcttattttgaaactGTAAATGGAGAGAAAACATTGTGTCGCACAGAAAATTTTATTCCATACCATGAAGGTATGAGAAAccttattgaaaataaaatcacgtCCTGTATATCGGATTGTTTTGATGAACCGTCATGCTTGTTTAAAGAAAAAGTAAATTACAAGTTACCGAACGATGGAGCGTTTCCGCCGCACCAAGACGCGCCTGCGTATGTCACATTTGACCAAAAACTACACATTACCGCTATGGTTGCCATTGATGAAATGACGGTAGAAAATGGTTGTCTCGAACTAGTTTCCGGTCGTCATAAAGAAGGTGTACTTCGTCAGGAGGAAAGTGGTAATATACACCCTGACGTCGTAGAGACAATGGACTGGAAGTCGGCTCCTTGCGAAGCAGGATCTATAATGATTTTTAATGCTTTTGTACCACACAGGTCTGCAAAAAATATGACGAATAAATCTCGCCGGgtattttatttaacttttaatgcCGTCAGCGATGGAGGCTACCTTAGAAATGCGTATTATGGTCACAAAAGGAAAATGTTCCCACCGGAAGCGGAAAGAATAAGTGGTGTTGACTATAGTGAAGGTGCTAAAATTTATAATCTTGCAACGCCAATAACAAACAAGAAAGATTAA